The sequence below is a genomic window from Lolium perenne isolate Kyuss_39 chromosome 7, Kyuss_2.0, whole genome shotgun sequence.
TTCACGATCTTGAAGTTCAAAACAGGGCCTTGCTAGGAAAATAGCTAGCCAGGTTGTTAACTGAGGATGGTCGATGGCAACAACTTTTGTGGAAAAAGTATGTGGGCTCGAAAGCAATATCTCAGGTTATATGGAAACCTGGAGATTCTCACTTTTGGGCTGGCATTATAGCAACTAAAAAGCACTTTTCCCATTCGGTTCCTTCTCCATTCGAAATGGGTCTGAGATAAGGTTCTGGGAGGATCGGTGGTTGGGTACAACTACTCTTCGAGAACAATATTCAGCTTTGTATAATATTGTTCGCCATAAGGGAGATACCTTACAGAAGGTGATGGAAACCTCTCCACCCTCTATGTCGTTCAGGCGTGATCTCATTGGTCCCAGGCTGGCTTCATGAAATGAATTGCTACTGAGATTAGCTTCAATCCAGCtgattcgggggggggggggggggcgatgaATTTCGTTGGAATCTTACCAAGAATGGTAAATTCTCGGTTTGTTCCATGTATAAAGCCTTAATCATACCTAGTCAACCGGTTGTTAATAACAAATCCATCTGAAAGATGAAGATACCTTTGAAAACAAAggtctttgcatggtatcttcgtccGGGTGTGATTCTCACTAAAGATAACCTTACCAAACGCAATTGGCATGGCTATACGAAATGTATTTTTTGTCATGAACAAGAGAcaataaaatatattttattcAGTTGTCGAGTTGCTAGGTCCATATgatcaatcattcagataggttctaccttatatcctCCCCGTAGCGTTGCAAAAAAATTAGGCAATTGGCTAAACGGGGTTGACGCTAGGTATAAAACGCTTATCAGGATGGGTGCGATTGTTGTTgtatggtcgctttggctatgtagaaatgacaaggtttttaatgacaaaaattcttCTCTTTTGCAGGTTGTTTACCGCGCTACGGCTTTGCTTCGTTCATGGTCGCCACTCCAGCATTTGGAGGATCGCGACCTCTgtacggaggtgtctacacgattggagaacACGGCGAAAGAGTTTATCTACCAACAAGGGTGGCGGCATAATAGGCGTCTTGAGGCTAATTAGGCTGTGCCGGGATTATCTAGTTTTTTATCTTTTATTTGACTTTGAACACATTTGTTTGATCATTTTGATACTTTAAACAgttgtgtgcatcttagttatgcagaggctgatGTAATACTTAAACTTTTAAAGTAGTGAAgcaccctttatcgaaaaaactaATGTCTCATTTATCCCTCCAACGAAACTATTTCGAAATTTAACATTTAAGTTTGGTACCAACAAGGATGAAGCTAGAATTACGCAGGTTGGCACCAAGAAGGGGCGGGCCTACGCCCGGGCAGCCAAGGCTACAGCCTATGTCTTGGCCGACGTAGCAAGCCCGACCCGGACGAATGAaacctgggtgcgcgcgcacccatttacgaaaagttcaaaaaaatgctatttaaaagtttcaaaaaatgtGAAATAAAATTTTGcgtgtacatattatgttgatacttacttgtGTGAGTTCTCACgaaaaaatgacaaaatgtccaAATGAGAATAGTGAATAGGAATTTGTACTATTCACAGGAATATGAATTTgcattttatcatttttgtgtaggtcacacacaatggtatttttccgtgaaaacacacacgagtaagtatcaacataatatatacatgcaaaaatttacttcacatttttttgaaacttttaaatagcatttttttgaacttttcgtaaatgggtgcgcgcgcacctaGGTTCCATTCACCATTTCTGGGCACCCTCCATCCTAATTTCCTAGAAATTCGAGTCCACTAATAGTCCAGCCCTGGTAATCGGGACATAATGACCAGGGTTAGATGCTACTCCCCCCATTCCAGTGAATAAGGCGTTTCCGTTTTTCGTGTAAAGTGTTCTTTTACAAGATACTCTAAATATATAATGATTATTGTTATAAATTAATATTATTAAAAAATGCTTTTTAACATGTATTCAACAATACTAATTACGTACGGTATAATTAAGATTTTGTTGCTAAGTTTTTTCGTTCAAAGTTCATCTTAAAGTACAACTTATTGTGAAACGGAGTAATAATTAGTTTGAGAGTCCACTAATCACGTAGGTCTAGTGTGCAAGCCAGCAAGACGTTCGCATCCACGTACAGCCCACGTTCTGTAGCTGCTCTGATCATGTCGTTTCGTTGCACAACCCAGGCTCGACTCAGATATGTACTGCCGTCGAGCCGCCGCCGCAACGGTATGCACGATGCTCTAGACCACGCGATGAGCAGATGATGTTGTCATAGCCATATTGCAGAGCTAGGCAGTGTAGACTAATTTAGTACTTCTGCTCCCGGTGTTCCTCCCCTGAAAAAATTCTGGAAGCGTTAACACAATAACGGTGGAGATTTTTTCATACTTGTTCGTAAGCAGGGGCATCATCGTAATTTCAGTGTAGTTCCATCGTCTGTACAGTCCTGTACAGACCCGTATGGTTCGCGTTGTGTTATACCTCATTTTGTACGTATCTACGATGCCGAAATAGAAAGGTCCTATAAAGATTTTGCTCACGTAACCTCTCTTTTTTTCTTACATGACGTGTATACATATTGTATCAATACAGACGGGTATACATGCGTTGGATATGGGTTTTAGCGGACCCAACAAGATAAATTTAGGGTTTCGGGGTAGTAGTGCTACCCCTCAGGATCTCATATATATACACGTACGGAAACAGTCCGTACGGGAATACAAACACAATCCGGGACTACATGGTTAACACATCCCCTCCATCTAAACTATTGGATACAAGATTTAGATTGGTACTAAAACGATGTAACATTTGTCTAGTGGCTGGTTTTGTGAATACATCAGCCAACTGATCCTCATAAGAAATAAACCTTATCTTCAAAACGCCATCAGCAACCCGCTCGCGCATAAAATGAAAATCAATTTCAATGTGCTTGGTCCTAGCATGGAACACTGGATTCGCTGCAAGATAAGTAGCCCCTAAATTGTCACACCATAATATAGGTGTACGCTGCCGAGGAACTCCAAGTTCTTGGAGTATCGATTCTACGCACAAGTTTCAGCAGCGCCATTTGCAAGAGCCTTATACTCTGCCTCTGTACTGGACCTTGAGACAGTAGGCTGTTTCTTAGAGCTCCATGACACAAGGTTAGGTCCAACAAAAATTGCGTACCCACCAGTGGAGCGACGGTCATCAACATCACCTGCCCAGTCTGCATCTGTAAATATACTAATGCCCATAGCTGAAGATTTGCGAAACTTCAGCCTTGTGTCCAAAGTGCCTTTGACATATCTCAGAATACGCTTCACAGCTTCCCAATGTATCTCACTAGGCTGAGACAGAAACTGACACACTTTGTTGACAGCAAAAGAAATATCCGGGCGAGCGAGAGTCAAATACTGGAGACCACCAACAATGCTACGGTACCGGAAAGAATCTTCAGTACCTAAAGATGCACCAGTATCACGAGAAAGACGCTCTGTCGTCACAAGAGGTGTAGAAGTGGACTTGCAATTCTCCATCCCAACTTTACGTAGAAGATCAAGGCGCATACTTGCGCTGGGTCAACGTCATGCCCCCAGAATTGCGAGACGCTTTAAGACCAAGGAAATATTCAAGAGGACCAAGATCCTTGATGGGAAACGTGTCAGGGAGGGCTTGAACAAGCTTATCAACAGCTGCAGAACTGGAGCTAGCAATGacaatatcatcaacatacacaagcatgtagatatgAACATGACCCTGAGAGAACACAAACAGGGACGTGTCAGCCTTGGACGAGGTAAACCCCAGCTGACGCAAACGAGAACTCAAGCGAGCATACCAAGCACGGGGTGACTGCTTCAGACCGTAAAGCGCACGTTGAAGCTTGCAGACATGGGACGGAAAACGAGCATCCTCATAACCTGGCGCCTGCTGCATGTACACATCCTCTTGCAGATACCCGTGAAGAAAAGCATTGCTGACATCAACCTGGCGAAGAACCTAGCCGCGAGAGACAACCAATGAAAGAACCAGACGAACAGTGGCGGGCTTGACGACGGGACTGAAAGTTTCGCGATAATCCAGACCATGCTGTTGAGTAAAACCACGAGCAACCAGACGAGCCTTGTGCTTCTCAATAGAACCATCAGGCTTGTGCTTTGTATTAAACACCCATTTGCTCCCAACAATGTTGACACCAGGAGGACGAGGCACGAGAACCCAAGTGCGAGTCTGACAAAGGGCAGAGAACTCATTAGCCATAGCAGATCGCCAAGCAGGTTCACGGAGGGCATCACGGTGCGAGGTAGGAGCAGCAAACAGAGCACGACGACGCACATCATAGCGTATTGTGATGTCGGTGTAAACCTTCTCGCGCCGAGTATTAACACGGtgacgagtgatacgtctccaacgttgttggagatatgcccaagaggcaataacaaaagtggttattatatatctttatgtttatgataaatgtttatataccatgctataattgtattaaccgaaacattgatacatgtgtgttatgtaaacaaacaactaagtccctagtaagcctcttaactagcttgttgattaatagatgattagtttcataatcatgaacattggatgttattaatgacaaggttatatcattatatgaatgatgtaatggacacacccatttaagcgtagcataagatcacgtcattaagttatttgctataagctttcgatacatagtcacctagtccttatgaccatgagatcatataaatcacttataccgaaaaggtactttgattacatcaaacgccactgcgtaaatgggtggttataaaggtcggattaagtatccggaaagtatgagttgaggcatattgatc
It includes:
- the LOC127315692 gene encoding uncharacterized mitochondrial protein AtMg00810-like codes for the protein MENCKSTSTPLVTTERLSRDTGASLGTEDSFRYRSIVGGLQYLTLARPDISFAVNKVCQFLSQPSEIHWEAVKRILRYVKGTLDTRLKFRKSSAMGISIFTDADWAGDVDDRRSTGGYAIFVGPNLVSWSSKKQPTVSRSSTEAEYKALANGAAETCA